From Pandoraea norimbergensis, the proteins below share one genomic window:
- a CDS encoding sensor domain-containing diguanylate cyclase, protein MPDAMPAVPSTSSAAPAANLPSAASDDAVMFDLAPVSLWLEDFSGVRHLFDEWRAQGVTDLRAHFKTDPAHVSACSQRIRVIKVNRKTLSMFNAPSLDALVANLPRVFRDDMLKTHIEELCQLWDGRTHFTSKTVNYTLDGRRLDVLLNGSVLPGHETTLDRVLISLEDVTELEHARERVTMGEQYARGLFEYSPVSLWVEDFSAIKLLLDDARARGITDFRTFTDVHPEFVERCMNEIHVLDVNRHTLAMFVATDKATLLSRLPDVFRDDMRHNFREQLIDLWENKLFQQREVVNYALDGNEINVHLQFAVLPGHEPRWDLVLVALTDITARKKAESYLEFLGKHDVLTKLRNRSFYVDELNRLERKGPFPVTVIVADLNGLKAVNDQLGHAAGDALLRRAGEVLGKSVVAPQIAARIGGDEFALLLPSTDATGGAAMMESIRQLVELNNSFYPGTPLSFSMGMATCEAGERLEATVQKADLLMYEEKRNHYAGSLNERRVLDGLPSGSGPAGGVGGA, encoded by the coding sequence ATGCCGGACGCCATGCCTGCCGTACCTTCCACGTCTTCCGCTGCCCCAGCGGCCAATCTCCCGTCTGCTGCCAGCGACGACGCCGTCATGTTCGATCTTGCGCCGGTCTCGCTCTGGCTCGAAGACTTCAGCGGCGTGCGGCATCTGTTCGACGAATGGCGGGCACAAGGCGTGACCGATTTGCGTGCGCACTTCAAGACCGATCCGGCACACGTGTCGGCTTGCTCGCAGCGCATTCGCGTCATCAAAGTCAATCGCAAAACGCTCTCGATGTTCAACGCGCCGTCGCTCGACGCGCTCGTGGCGAACCTGCCGCGCGTGTTCCGCGACGACATGCTCAAGACGCATATCGAAGAGCTCTGCCAGCTTTGGGATGGCCGTACGCACTTCACCAGCAAGACCGTCAACTACACGCTCGACGGACGGCGGCTGGACGTGCTGCTCAACGGCTCGGTCCTCCCGGGGCACGAAACCACGCTCGACCGCGTGCTGATTTCGCTCGAAGACGTGACCGAACTCGAACATGCACGCGAGCGCGTGACCATGGGCGAGCAATACGCGCGGGGGCTTTTCGAATACTCGCCGGTCTCGTTGTGGGTGGAAGATTTCAGCGCGATCAAGTTGCTGCTCGACGACGCACGTGCGCGCGGCATCACTGACTTTCGCACCTTCACCGACGTGCATCCCGAGTTTGTCGAGCGCTGCATGAACGAGATTCACGTGCTCGACGTGAACCGTCACACGCTCGCGATGTTCGTGGCAACCGACAAGGCCACCCTGCTCTCGCGTCTGCCCGATGTATTTCGCGACGACATGCGGCACAACTTCCGCGAGCAGTTGATCGACCTGTGGGAAAACAAACTCTTCCAGCAGCGCGAAGTCGTGAACTACGCGCTCGATGGCAACGAGATCAACGTCCATCTGCAATTTGCCGTGCTCCCCGGCCATGAGCCGCGCTGGGATCTGGTGCTCGTCGCGCTCACGGACATTACCGCGCGCAAGAAGGCCGAGTCGTATCTCGAATTCCTCGGCAAGCACGACGTACTCACCAAGCTGCGCAACCGCTCGTTCTATGTGGATGAATTGAACCGTCTGGAGCGCAAGGGCCCCTTCCCGGTGACGGTGATCGTCGCCGATCTGAACGGACTCAAGGCGGTGAACGACCAGCTCGGCCACGCCGCAGGCGACGCGCTGTTGCGTCGTGCAGGTGAAGTGCTCGGCAAGTCGGTGGTGGCGCCGCAGATTGCAGCGCGCATTGGCGGTGACGAATTTGCGCTGCTGCTGCCGTCAACCGATGCGACGGGCGGTGCGGCGATGATGGAGAGCATTCGTCAACTCGTCGAACTCAACAACTCGTTCTATCCGGGCACGCCGCTGTCGTTCTCGATGGGCATGGCCACGTGCGAGGCCGGTGAGCGCCTCGAAGCCACGGTGCAGAAAGCCGATCTGCTGATGTACGAAGAAAAGCGCAATCACTACGCCGGCAGTCTGAACGAGCGGCGCGTGCTGGACGGCTTGCCCTCCGGCAGCGGACCGGCGGGTGGCGTAGGTGGCGCATAA
- a CDS encoding peptidoglycan D,D-transpeptidase FtsI family protein, translating to MQKKRQPKDVTFSASPVLQSRMSLWRSKLVVIVITLAFIGLVVRAFWIAGPGNGFYIAQGEKRYEHTIVMPAVRGKIEDRDGRVLATSLPMRTVWAVPTEVPDDLSDSDIQQASKLLDMPAKDLRSKLIGEKKFVYIKRQVSPEIGKQIEALGIPGVYESSEYKRFYPEGDVAAHVVGFTNVEDKGQEGMELGEEPLLEGAAGVRRVIKDRIGRTIQDLDDSSPPRDGKDIRLTLDTRVQYIAYEALKNALDRTGAKAAMAVVIDAKTGQVLALANFPTYNPNDREHLTGEQLRNRVFTDVFEPGSILKPFTMALALDLHRLTPATLIDTGPGRYVFEGATISDDSANGVLTAAGVIQKSSNIGMTKVSTMLRAEEMWDMFTEIGLGQQPKLGFPGAVSGRLRPYKSWRRIEQATMAYGYGISASLFQLARAYTIFANDGVLVPITIIKPDAQVQPEGVRVIDSRTASEMRKMLAAVVDTGGTATTAQVAGYSIGGKTGTAYKAGVHGYDHSKYRASFVGIAPLSAPRLVIAVSVDEPKASQHFGGQAAGPAFAEIASQALPLLGIRPDLPVKPGVILAAPTTDTPADDPGPHG from the coding sequence ATGCAAAAGAAACGCCAGCCCAAGGACGTCACGTTCTCCGCCAGTCCGGTCCTTCAATCGCGCATGTCGTTGTGGCGCTCCAAACTTGTCGTCATCGTCATCACCCTCGCGTTCATCGGTTTGGTCGTGCGAGCCTTCTGGATTGCGGGGCCCGGCAACGGCTTCTACATCGCGCAGGGTGAAAAGCGTTACGAGCACACCATCGTCATGCCGGCCGTGCGCGGCAAGATCGAAGACCGCGACGGTCGCGTGCTGGCCACCAGCCTGCCCATGCGCACCGTGTGGGCCGTGCCGACCGAAGTACCGGACGACCTGTCCGACAGCGATATCCAGCAAGCGAGCAAGTTGCTCGACATGCCCGCTAAGGACTTGCGCAGCAAGTTGATCGGCGAGAAGAAATTCGTCTACATCAAGCGGCAGGTATCGCCCGAGATCGGCAAGCAGATCGAAGCGCTGGGCATTCCCGGCGTGTACGAGAGCAGCGAGTACAAGCGTTTCTATCCCGAAGGCGACGTTGCCGCCCACGTCGTGGGTTTCACCAACGTCGAGGACAAGGGACAGGAAGGCATGGAGTTGGGCGAAGAGCCCTTGCTTGAAGGCGCAGCCGGGGTACGGCGGGTCATCAAGGACCGTATCGGCCGCACCATTCAGGATCTTGACGACTCCAGCCCGCCGCGCGACGGCAAGGACATTCGCCTGACGCTCGACACCCGCGTGCAGTACATCGCGTACGAGGCGTTGAAGAACGCACTGGATCGCACCGGCGCGAAGGCGGCGATGGCCGTCGTCATCGATGCCAAGACCGGACAGGTGCTGGCACTCGCCAATTTCCCGACGTACAACCCCAACGATCGCGAGCATTTGACCGGTGAGCAGTTGCGCAACCGGGTGTTCACCGACGTATTCGAGCCGGGTTCGATTCTCAAGCCGTTCACCATGGCGTTGGCGTTGGACTTGCATCGTCTGACGCCGGCCACCCTCATCGACACCGGCCCGGGCCGGTATGTGTTCGAGGGGGCGACCATCAGCGACGATAGCGCGAACGGGGTATTGACGGCGGCGGGTGTGATTCAGAAGTCGAGCAACATTGGCATGACCAAGGTGTCGACCATGTTGCGGGCGGAGGAGATGTGGGACATGTTCACCGAGATTGGGTTGGGTCAGCAGCCGAAGCTCGGTTTCCCGGGGGCCGTCTCGGGAAGGTTACGTCCGTATAAATCGTGGCGGCGCATTGAGCAGGCGACGATGGCGTATGGCTATGGTATTTCGGCGTCGTTGTTCCAGTTGGCGCGTGCGTACACCATCTTTGCGAACGATGGGGTGTTGGTACCGATCACGATCATCAAGCCGGACGCTCAGGTGCAGCCGGAGGGCGTACGCGTGATTGATAGTCGTACGGCATCGGAGATGCGAAAGATGTTGGCGGCCGTGGTGGATACGGGGGGTACGGCGACGACGGCGCAGGTGGCGGGATACAGCATTGGCGGCAAAACGGGTACCGCGTACAAGGCGGGTGTGCACGGCTACGATCACTCGAAGTATCGGGCGTCGTTTGTGGGGATTGCGCCGTTGTCGGCACCGAGATTGGTGATTGCGGTGTCGGTGGATGAGCCGAAGGCATCGCAGCACTTTGGGGGACAGGCGGCGGGCCCGGCGTTTGCGGAGATTGCATCCCAAGCGTTGCCCTTGTTGGGCATCAGGCCGGACTTGCCGGTGAAGCCGGGCGTGATATTGGCTGCCCCGACCACGGATACACCAGCGGACGATCCGGGACCGCATGGATAG
- a CDS encoding Lrp/AsnC family transcriptional regulator has product MNELDAIDRAILAIVQRDGRISNAKLAERVSLSETPCARRLKRLEADGYITGYRAELSRRALGLGVVAFVHVRFAVHDRALSEQFEREVQAIDRIVSCHNISGSADYLLGVVATDLDDYGLFTRDVLRALPGVSSIESMLSLREVKRDTGAPLL; this is encoded by the coding sequence ATGAACGAACTCGACGCCATCGATCGGGCGATTCTCGCCATCGTCCAGCGCGACGGTCGCATCTCCAACGCCAAGCTTGCCGAGCGCGTGTCGCTCTCCGAAACCCCGTGTGCGCGCCGCCTCAAGCGGCTCGAAGCCGACGGGTATATCACTGGCTACCGGGCAGAACTCTCCCGCCGTGCGCTGGGCTTGGGTGTCGTGGCCTTCGTGCACGTGCGCTTTGCCGTGCATGACCGGGCGCTTTCCGAGCAGTTCGAGCGTGAGGTGCAGGCCATCGACCGCATCGTGTCGTGCCACAACATTTCAGGCAGCGCCGACTATCTGCTCGGCGTGGTCGCCACCGATCTCGACGACTACGGCCTGTTCACGCGCGACGTGCTGCGCGCACTGCCCGGCGTCTCCTCCATCGAGTCGATGCTCTCGCTGCGTGAAGTCAAACGCGACACCGGTGCGCCGTTGCTGTGA
- a CDS encoding cytochrome o ubiquinol oxidase subunit III: MTSEVLKHTGSHADAHAHDHAHHDTGGNTIFGFWVYLMTDLVLFAGLFATFAVLRDSSAGGPTGKELFDLKFVLVETFILLFSSITYGFAMVGLHGGKKGTVMGWLAVTWLLGAAFIGMELYEFHHLILEGAGPQRSAFLSSFFALVGTHGLHVASGLLWMAVLMFQIGKKGLSSTNTTRLQCLSLFWHFLDVVWIGVFTVVYLMGAM, from the coding sequence ATGACGAGCGAAGTTCTTAAACACACGGGCTCGCATGCGGATGCGCATGCGCATGACCACGCGCACCACGACACCGGCGGCAATACGATCTTCGGTTTCTGGGTGTACCTGATGACCGACTTGGTGCTGTTTGCCGGCCTGTTCGCCACCTTCGCGGTGCTGCGTGACTCGTCGGCAGGCGGCCCCACCGGCAAGGAGCTGTTCGACCTGAAGTTTGTGCTGGTCGAAACGTTCATCCTGCTGTTCTCGTCGATCACCTACGGCTTTGCCATGGTCGGCCTGCACGGCGGCAAGAAGGGCACGGTCATGGGTTGGCTGGCGGTGACGTGGCTGCTGGGCGCCGCGTTCATCGGCATGGAACTGTATGAGTTCCATCACCTGATCCTGGAAGGCGCCGGCCCGCAACGCAGCGCATTCCTGTCGTCCTTCTTCGCGCTCGTGGGCACCCACGGCCTGCACGTGGCCTCGGGCCTGCTGTGGATGGCCGTGCTGATGTTCCAGATCGGCAAGAAGGGCCTGAGCTCGACGAACACGACCCGCCTCCAGTGCCTCTCGCTGTTCTGGCACTTCTTGGACGTGGTCTGGATCGGCGTGTTCACGGTCGTGTACCTGATGGGAGCGATGTAA
- a CDS encoding DUF3047 domain-containing protein produces the protein MQRIVSPLRNSSNSSNSSTFRRPLISPGGRALCALYALYAAALALTFVGLAPRVALAADGDAESGALFSKAAVGNALPAGAQNLPVVKGKKITQYTVVADEGRNVIEANSVDSASALMYKGDGIDLAATPTVSWRWKVAGAIPGANNREADKEDSPARIVFFFDGDKSSLPFGDRAAMSLAKAGGEDLPYATLMYIWSNDAAPGSVIQNPHTDRVQMLVVAGGDASVGKWQSFSRNLAADYERVYHQKPGKLLGYGVFTDSDNTHASSHAWYGDIRFGAAK, from the coding sequence ATGCAACGCATCGTCTCGCCGCTTCGCAATTCCAGCAATTCCAGCAATTCCAGCACCTTCCGCCGCCCGTTGATCTCTCCGGGCGGGCGCGCCCTGTGCGCCCTGTACGCCCTGTACGCCGCAGCACTCGCCCTCACCTTCGTTGGCCTCGCCCCGCGCGTGGCGCTGGCGGCGGATGGCGATGCCGAGAGTGGCGCCCTCTTCTCGAAGGCAGCCGTGGGTAACGCGCTGCCTGCCGGGGCGCAGAATCTGCCCGTCGTCAAAGGCAAGAAAATCACGCAATACACCGTCGTGGCGGACGAGGGGCGCAATGTGATCGAAGCCAACTCCGTGGATTCGGCTTCGGCGCTCATGTACAAGGGCGACGGCATCGATCTCGCGGCCACCCCGACCGTCTCGTGGCGCTGGAAAGTGGCGGGTGCTATTCCCGGCGCCAACAACCGCGAGGCCGACAAAGAGGACTCGCCTGCGCGGATCGTCTTCTTCTTCGATGGCGACAAATCGTCGTTGCCCTTCGGCGACCGGGCGGCGATGAGCCTCGCCAAGGCGGGCGGCGAAGACCTGCCCTACGCCACGCTGATGTACATCTGGTCCAACGATGCCGCGCCCGGCAGCGTCATCCAGAACCCGCATACCGACCGCGTGCAGATGCTCGTCGTGGCGGGTGGCGACGCCAGCGTCGGCAAATGGCAGTCCTTCTCGCGCAATCTCGCGGCCGACTACGAGCGCGTTTATCACCAGAAGCCCGGCAAATTGCTCGGCTATGGGGTTTTCACCGACAGCGACAACACTCACGCGAGTTCACACGCCTGGTACGGCGACATCCGATTCGGCGCAGCGAAGTAG
- a CDS encoding LysR family transcriptional regulator — MIDRITAMRTFVRVADVGSFTKAAASLDLPRATATTQVQHLERWFGVALFTRSTRRVALTIEGAVYYERCAAILADIEEVEAGLFGAEVQLRGRLAVVLPPVIAREVVMPAMAEFQARYPGLEIAIDATPAHGDWRGDGVECGVVLGELPDSRLVARHLGDLPRVTCASRRYLETHGVPDDLEALTAHTSVKWLTAPAEALSSASVSASVSASAGQAPRSASAANDPLPALGSMLVTSSPPPALVTARCGDLTLMVGDRATCVRTRGQLHVGDEAAYLAAGLEGLGLIQPTLLAAAPYLASGRLVPVLPKCPPPPLRLSVAYPAQKRVSPRVRAFVDWLAQICEPLATQHGYAPPTPPAGPLPEGKPSSTRRSFRLPA; from the coding sequence ATGATCGATCGGATCACCGCCATGCGCACCTTCGTGCGTGTGGCCGACGTCGGCAGTTTCACCAAGGCAGCGGCCTCGCTCGACCTGCCGCGCGCCACGGCGACGACACAGGTACAGCATCTGGAGCGCTGGTTCGGCGTGGCACTCTTCACGCGCTCGACGCGGCGTGTCGCGCTCACGATTGAAGGCGCGGTCTACTACGAGCGATGTGCGGCAATTCTCGCCGACATTGAAGAGGTGGAAGCGGGGCTGTTCGGTGCTGAAGTGCAGTTGCGCGGACGCCTTGCCGTCGTACTGCCTCCGGTGATCGCGCGTGAAGTCGTGATGCCGGCGATGGCGGAATTTCAGGCGCGCTATCCCGGGCTCGAAATCGCAATCGATGCGACACCGGCGCACGGCGACTGGCGTGGCGATGGCGTGGAGTGCGGGGTGGTGCTGGGCGAGTTGCCCGATTCGCGGCTGGTGGCGCGGCATCTGGGGGACTTGCCACGCGTGACCTGTGCGAGTCGTCGCTATCTTGAAACGCATGGCGTGCCCGACGATCTCGAAGCACTGACCGCGCATACATCGGTGAAGTGGCTGACGGCGCCTGCGGAGGCGCTGTCGTCGGCTTCGGTGTCGGCTTCGGTGTCCGCTTCGGCAGGGCAGGCGCCCCGCTCAGCTTCGGCAGCGAATGACCCGTTGCCTGCGCTCGGTTCGATGCTCGTCACTTCGTCGCCGCCCCCGGCGTTGGTCACCGCCCGGTGCGGCGATTTGACCTTGATGGTCGGCGATCGGGCCACGTGCGTGCGCACGCGCGGACAACTTCATGTGGGCGATGAGGCCGCGTATCTTGCCGCAGGGCTCGAAGGGCTGGGGCTGATTCAACCGACGCTGCTGGCAGCGGCCCCGTATCTCGCATCGGGACGTCTGGTGCCGGTGTTGCCGAAGTGTCCGCCACCGCCGTTGCGACTGTCGGTGGCGTACCCGGCGCAAAAGCGCGTCTCACCGCGCGTGCGCGCCTTCGTCGACTGGCTCGCGCAGATTTGCGAGCCGCTCGCTACGCAGCACGGTTATGCGCCACCTACGCCACCCGCCGGTCCGCTGCCGGAGGGCAAGCCGTCCAGCACGCGCCGCTCGTTCAGACTGCCGGCGTAG
- the cyoB gene encoding cytochrome o ubiquinol oxidase subunit I, with the protein MFGKLTLEAIPYHEPIIVGAVGMMVLGGLGILALLTYFGKWKYLWNEWITSVDHKKIGIMYVLVALVMLLRGFADAMMMRTQLALAHNSPGILPPEHYDQIFTAHGVIMIFFVAMPFMTGLVNLVVPLQIGARDVAFPFLNTLSFWLFVAGMALVNLSLGVGEFARTGWLAYPPLSGIQFSPGVGVDYYIWALQISGLGTLLTGVNFVVTILKMRAPGMNLMKMPVFTWTALCTMVLVCAAFPVLTVTLALLSLDRYLDFHFFTNELGGNPMMYINLIWIWGHPEVYILILPAFGIFSEIISTFSGKKLFGYKSMVYATAAIMVLSFLVWAHHFFTMGSGASVNAFFGIATMIISIPTGVKIFNWLFTMYRGRVQMTVPVLWTLGFIVTFVIGGMTGVLLAVPGADFVLHNSLFLIAHFHNVIIGGVLFGYIAGMNYWFPKAFGFKLDERLGKYSFWCWIIGFYLAFMPLYVLGLMGMTRRLNHYDNPAWQPWLIAALIGALFIAAGIAFQVLQVVVSIKNRKALADTTGDPWNGRTLEWMTSSPPQFYNFAEEPRVHDVDELAYRKEHGIKSDLKTSYAPIHMPKNTGAGFIISAFSLVFGFAAIWHIWWLAIVGFVGMIVAFICRSNDDSIDYYVQSPEVVAIEKAHHQALAVAAKA; encoded by the coding sequence CTGTTTGGCAAACTGACCCTCGAAGCCATCCCGTACCACGAGCCGATCATCGTCGGCGCCGTGGGCATGATGGTGCTGGGTGGGCTGGGCATCCTCGCGCTGCTCACCTACTTCGGCAAGTGGAAGTACCTGTGGAATGAGTGGATCACGTCGGTCGATCACAAGAAGATCGGCATCATGTACGTGCTCGTGGCGCTGGTCATGCTGTTGCGCGGCTTTGCCGACGCCATGATGATGCGTACCCAGTTGGCACTCGCCCACAACTCGCCTGGCATTCTGCCGCCGGAACACTACGACCAGATCTTCACCGCCCACGGCGTGATCATGATCTTCTTCGTGGCAATGCCGTTCATGACGGGCCTGGTGAACCTCGTGGTGCCGCTGCAAATCGGCGCACGCGACGTGGCTTTCCCGTTCCTGAATACGCTGTCGTTCTGGCTGTTCGTGGCCGGTATGGCGCTGGTGAACCTGTCGCTGGGCGTGGGTGAATTCGCACGCACGGGCTGGCTGGCTTACCCGCCGCTCTCGGGCATTCAATTCAGCCCCGGCGTGGGCGTGGATTACTACATCTGGGCTTTGCAGATTTCAGGCTTGGGGACGTTGCTCACGGGTGTGAACTTCGTTGTCACGATTCTGAAGATGCGCGCTCCGGGCATGAACCTGATGAAGATGCCGGTCTTCACGTGGACGGCACTGTGCACGATGGTGCTGGTGTGCGCCGCGTTCCCGGTGCTGACGGTGACCCTGGCGCTGCTCTCGCTCGACCGCTACCTCGACTTCCATTTCTTCACGAATGAGTTGGGCGGCAACCCGATGATGTATATCAACCTGATCTGGATCTGGGGTCACCCTGAGGTGTACATCCTGATTCTGCCGGCGTTCGGTATCTTCTCGGAAATCATCTCGACGTTCTCGGGCAAGAAGCTGTTCGGCTACAAGTCGATGGTGTACGCCACGGCCGCGATCATGGTGCTGTCGTTCCTCGTGTGGGCGCACCACTTCTTCACGATGGGCTCGGGCGCCAGCGTGAACGCGTTCTTCGGTATCGCGACGATGATCATTTCGATCCCGACGGGCGTGAAGATCTTCAACTGGCTGTTCACGATGTACCGCGGTCGCGTGCAAATGACCGTGCCGGTGCTGTGGACGCTGGGCTTCATCGTGACGTTCGTGATCGGCGGTATGACGGGCGTGCTGCTCGCCGTGCCGGGTGCCGACTTCGTGCTGCACAACTCGCTGTTCCTGATTGCTCACTTCCACAACGTGATCATCGGCGGCGTGCTGTTCGGTTACATCGCCGGTATGAACTACTGGTTCCCGAAGGCTTTCGGCTTCAAGCTCGACGAGCGTCTGGGCAAGTACAGCTTCTGGTGCTGGATCATTGGTTTCTACCTCGCCTTCATGCCGCTGTACGTGCTGGGTCTGATGGGCATGACGCGCCGTCTGAACCACTACGACAACCCGGCCTGGCAGCCGTGGCTGATCGCCGCACTGATCGGTGCGCTGTTCATCGCCGCCGGTATCGCCTTCCAGGTGCTGCAAGTGGTGGTGTCGATCAAGAACCGCAAGGCGCTGGCCGACACGACGGGTGACCCCTGGAACGGCCGTACGCTGGAGTGGATGACGTCCTCGCCGCCGCAGTTCTACAACTTTGCCGAAGAGCCGCGCGTGCACGATGTGGACGAGCTGGCCTACCGCAAGGAACACGGCATCAAGAGCGATCTGAAGACGAGCTACGCCCCGATTCACATGCCGAAGAACACCGGCGCCGGTTTCATCATCAGCGCGTTCTCGCTGGTGTTCGGTTTCGCCGCAATCTGGCACATCTGGTGGCTGGCTATCGTTGGCTTCGTCGGCATGATCGTGGCATTCATCTGCCGCAGCAACGACGATTCGATCGACTACTACGTGCAGTCGCCGGAAGTGGTGGCCATTGAAAAGGCCCACCATCAGGCACTGGCTGTAGCAGCAAAGGCTTAA
- the cyoA gene encoding ubiquinol oxidase subunit II produces MKKHRNPRLLRLLALCSPLLLAGCDMALLNPKGQVGEETKSLILTATWLMLIVVIPVIVMTLWFAWKYRATNKSARYEPNWSHSTAIEVVVWLVPIIIIAILARITWVSTHELDPYKPLQSDVKPITVEVVSLNYKWLFIYPEQGIATINELAVPVDTPVNFKITSESIMNSFFIPELGSQIYSMAGMETKLHLIANHVGSFDGISANYSGGGFSGMRFKTLAMTDNDFQQWVTKVRESKKVLDKSTYASTLAPMSENTPVTYYSSVDANMFQSILHAPMAAGMAQQHEGHAAGHDAHEGMDMKGMDMKMEMKGAGTDAVAAPAAAANVQNGQPMTMAMDAGAHAMHAAGTAAHAHKE; encoded by the coding sequence ATGAAGAAACACAGAAACCCGCGATTGCTTAGGCTCCTCGCCTTGTGTTCGCCGCTGCTTTTGGCTGGCTGCGACATGGCGCTGCTCAACCCCAAAGGGCAGGTCGGAGAAGAGACCAAATCCCTGATCCTCACGGCCACCTGGCTGATGTTGATCGTTGTGATTCCGGTCATCGTGATGACGCTGTGGTTTGCGTGGAAGTACCGCGCGACCAACAAGTCGGCCCGCTACGAGCCGAATTGGTCTCACTCGACGGCCATTGAGGTCGTGGTGTGGCTCGTGCCGATCATCATTATTGCGATCCTCGCGCGCATTACCTGGGTCAGCACCCACGAACTCGATCCCTACAAGCCGCTGCAAAGCGACGTGAAGCCGATCACGGTCGAAGTGGTGTCGTTGAACTACAAGTGGTTGTTCATCTACCCGGAACAAGGCATCGCGACGATCAATGAACTGGCCGTTCCGGTCGATACCCCCGTGAATTTCAAGATCACGTCGGAATCGATCATGAACTCGTTCTTCATCCCGGAACTCGGTAGCCAGATCTACTCGATGGCCGGCATGGAAACGAAGCTGCATCTGATCGCGAATCACGTCGGCTCGTTCGACGGCATTTCGGCGAACTACAGCGGCGGCGGTTTCTCGGGCATGCGTTTCAAGACGCTGGCGATGACGGACAACGACTTCCAGCAATGGGTGACGAAGGTGCGTGAGTCGAAGAAGGTGCTCGACAAGTCGACCTACGCTTCGACGCTGGCACCGATGAGCGAAAACACGCCGGTAACGTATTACAGCTCGGTCGACGCGAACATGTTCCAGTCGATCCTGCACGCCCCGATGGCCGCGGGCATGGCTCAGCAGCACGAGGGTCACGCCGCCGGTCACGATGCCCATGAAGGCATGGACATGAAGGGCATGGACATGAAAATGGAAATGAAGGGCGCGGGTACTGACGCGGTGGCGGCTCCGGCTGCGGCAGCGAACGTGCAGAACGGCCAGCCCATGACCATGGCCATGGACGCCGGCGCGCACGCGATGCACGCCGCCGGTACGGCCGCGCACGCGCACAAGGAGTAA
- a CDS encoding cytochrome o ubiquinol oxidase subunit IV: protein MSNSKSVQSHGHEAGHNAAGGSHGSVKSYLIGFVLAVILTVVPFKLVMDGTMPPSTVLPLILGAALIQMIVHLIYFLHMDRSSEQRWNIMAFLFTGLIVVIVLVGSLWIMHNANSLMMPGM, encoded by the coding sequence ATGAGCAATAGCAAATCGGTGCAATCGCACGGCCACGAAGCTGGCCATAATGCCGCCGGTGGCAGCCACGGCAGCGTGAAGTCGTATCTGATCGGCTTCGTGCTCGCAGTGATCCTGACCGTGGTGCCGTTCAAACTGGTGATGGACGGCACAATGCCCCCGTCGACAGTGCTGCCGCTGATTCTCGGCGCAGCCCTGATCCAGATGATCGTTCACCTGATCTACTTCCTGCACATGGACCGCTCGTCGGAACAACGCTGGAACATCATGGCGTTCCTGTTCACCGGGCTGATCGTCGTGATCGTGCTCGTGGGCTCGCTGTGGATCATGCACAACGCCAACTCGCTGATGATGCCGGGGATGTAA
- a CDS encoding LysE family translocator: protein MVSLQLLTVFIGALVVVYALPGPDMALVMQTSMVRGVRHGLATSVGLALARAGHVTLSACGVAALLRAAPWLFETVRIAGAIYLAWIAIQIWRSPAFGIEALSTSREAAPPLTQAVRRGVLSSVLNPKALLFCSVLLPQFVRPEAGPVWSQVLELGVLLVAVGAVFDVTLTFGAAHIARWLRTRPLAQKVQRWSFAAALMAFALRLSLD from the coding sequence ATGGTTTCGCTTCAGTTGCTCACGGTTTTCATCGGCGCGCTTGTGGTGGTGTACGCATTGCCCGGCCCCGACATGGCGCTGGTGATGCAAACGAGCATGGTGCGCGGCGTGCGGCATGGGTTGGCGACGTCGGTCGGGCTGGCACTGGCACGCGCCGGTCATGTGACGCTCTCGGCGTGTGGCGTGGCGGCGCTGCTGCGCGCGGCTCCGTGGCTGTTCGAGACGGTACGTATTGCCGGCGCAATCTATCTTGCGTGGATCGCGATCCAGATCTGGCGCTCGCCGGCGTTTGGCATCGAGGCGCTGTCGACGTCGCGTGAAGCGGCGCCACCGCTGACGCAGGCGGTGCGCCGTGGCGTGTTGTCGAGCGTGCTGAATCCGAAGGCGCTGCTGTTCTGTTCGGTGTTGTTGCCGCAGTTCGTGCGCCCGGAAGCGGGGCCGGTGTGGTCGCAAGTGCTGGAGTTGGGGGTGTTGCTCGTGGCAGTCGGCGCGGTGTTCGACGTGACGCTGACGTTCGGCGCAGCCCACATCGCGCGCTGGTTGCGTACGCGCCCGCTTGCACAAAAAGTACAACGCTGGTCGTTCGCGGCGGCGCTCATGGCGTTCGCACTCAGGCTGTCACTCGATTGA